Proteins found in one Thermodesulfobacteriota bacterium genomic segment:
- a CDS encoding pyridoxine 5'-phosphate synthase has translation MPKLNVNIDHVATVRQARGTDEPDPVLAAYLAELAGAHGIVVHLREDRRHIQDRDLYILRETVKTKLNMEMAATNEMVR, from the coding sequence ATGCCGAAACTAAATGTAAATATTGATCATGTAGCCACAGTAAGGCAAGCAAGGGGTACTGACGAGCCCGATCCGGTTCTTGCCGCCTATTTAGCAGAACTCGCAGGAGCCCACGGGATAGTGGTTCACCTTCGTGAAGATAGAAGGCACATTCAAGACCGTGATCTCTACATACTACGAGAAACAGTAAAGACAAAGCTTAATATGGAGATGGCGGCAACAAACGAGATGGTCCGAAT